A genomic region of Sander vitreus isolate 19-12246 chromosome 11, sanVit1, whole genome shotgun sequence contains the following coding sequences:
- the tmsb4x gene encoding thymosin beta-4, translating into MSDKPDVSAVESFDKSKLKKAETAEKNTLPTKEIIEQEKASGQ; encoded by the exons ATGTCTGACAAACCTGACGTCTCGGCAGTGGAAAGCTTCGACAAAAGCAAGCTGAAGAAGGCAGAGactgcagagaaaaacacactgcCAACCAAAGAAA TCATCGAACAAGAGAAGGCGTCGGGACAATGA
- the tlr8a gene encoding toll-like receptor 7, giving the protein MTVTCWMHLLLFCLCCHYEIQPAACKPVWMSPQFPCDVTADNTSQVLFDCKGRHLQRVPDGITSNATELNLSENFIKNISVNAFSKLTNLTQLNLSWANKNKEVMIAADAFKNLTKLTELILTGNGLKEIPSNLPLSVEILQLNNNHITSVDNRSLAGLTNVTHLWLSKNCYFWNPCGKSVTIMEDSFAVMSKLQALDLSYNNLTQVPKRLPQSLRVLYLGDNAIQYISEDDFLGLPNVEVLKIQGNCPRCQTAPYPCVPCKNGSLGIHPNAFHSLTQLETLNLGGSSLDHLNPSWFERLNKLKELFLSFNFLLKAITEEATFLRYLPRLEKLDLSFNFALKLYPTTLNLSTEFSNLTSLRTLHLDGLVFQSIGPGTLRPLYKLEHLSALNLGTNFIIHSDSTIFRRFHHLKMIYLAENRLYPIPVTSPPHPSNGFNPKRSDLSISPLIKAHPKDFDYELSHGLIKQECFESGRVLILSSNNLFFISPKQFEGYGNIACLNLSGNGFSAALNGTEFSLLPNLTYLDLSFNKIDLAYDYAFKELKKLQVLDLSNNDHYFKAFGVTHNLNFTKNLPALRVLNMSHNSISTLTTKQMYSNSLTELQFTNNNLGTLWKERDGSYKMLFTNLTNLAILDISHNRIAKIPDNVYEYFPRNLTILRISHNLLTDFIWDKLKFLHQIQILDLSFNSLSNVTLINSNVIHTLTFLDLSHNQIFHLDNWFLKGAKSLMSLRLDYNKLTIINQSTFQSRPESKIQTLFLQGNPFQCTCDSLDFIVWIENSDIKIPRLTTEVLCDTPSNQKGQALIHFDINQCVNDSQAFLIYNLTNSLIVIFMFVATVAHLFYWDATYVLHYMKAKLKGYISLNSQSGVYDVFVTYDTTDPHVSEWVMRNLRVKLEEEGEKHLPLCLEERDWLPGVPLVDNLAQSIRYSRKTLFVLTEGYVKTGVFKLAMYMAHQRLLDENVDVIVLLMLEPVLQHSHFLRLRRRLCEKSIVEWPRTAAAEPWFWQNLKNVVRVDNQVMYNKTYSKYFTSK; this is encoded by the exons ATG ACAGTGACGTGTTGGATGCACTTGCTGCTGTTCTGTCTGTGTTGCCATTATGAGATCCAGCCTGCTGCATGTAAACCTGTGTGGATGTCACCACAGTTCCCTTGTGATGTCACAGCTGACAATACCTCTCAGGTTCTATTTGACTGTAAAGGGCGTCATCTGCAGAGAGTACCTGATGGGATAACGAGTAATGCAACTGAGCTCAACTTATCAGAAAATTTCATTAAGAATATTTCGGTTAATGCATTTTCCAAACTGACGAATCTGACTCAGCTCAATCTCAGCTGGgcaaacaagaacaaagaagtGATGATTGCTGCAGATGCTTTCAAAAATCTGACAAAACTGACTGAACTGATACTGACTGGCAATGGTCTGAAGGAAATTCCCAGCAATCTCCCTCTCAGCGTGGAAATCCTCCAGCTGAACAATAACCACATTACGTCAGTGGATAACAGGAGCCTGGCTGGCTTAACAAATGTGACACATTTATGGTTATCCAAAAACTGCTACTTCTGGAATCCTTGTGGGAAATCTGTTACGATTATGGAAGACAGTTTTGCAGTTATGAGCAAACTGCAGGCTCTGGACTTGTCGTATAACAACTTAACTCAAGTTCCCAAAAGATTACCCCAATCATTACGCGTGTTATACCTGGGTGATAATGCAATTCAGTACATATCTGAAGATGATTTTCTTGGGCTACCAAATGTAGAAGTCCTAAAAATACAAGGGAACTGTCCAAGATGTCAAACTGCTCCATATCCCTGTGTTCCTTGCAAAAACGGTTCTCTTGGTATCCATCCTAATGCATTTCACAGTCTGACACAGCTTGAGACACTGAACCTGGGAGGAAGCTCACTGGACCACCTGAATCCCTCCTGGTTTGAGAGGCTGAACAAGCTTAAAGAATTGTTCCTGTCATTTAACTTCTTGTTAAAAGCAATTACTGAGGAGGCAACATTTCTAAGATATCTTCCAAGGTTGGAAAAACTTGATCTTTCTTTCAACTTTGCTCTCAAGTTATACCCTACAACATTAAATCTCTCAACAGAGTTTTCAAATCTTACGTCACTCAGAACTTTGCATTTGGATGGTTTGGTCTTCCAGAGTATTGGACCGGGCACGCTCAGACCTCTGTACAAGCTCGAACATCTATCTGCACTAAATTTAGGGACTAACTTCATTATTCACTCTGATTCCACCATATTCAGACGATTCCATCACCTGAAAATGATATACCTTGCAGAAAACAGGCTGTATCCCATCCCAGTGACTAGTCCACCACATCCAAGTAATGGATTCAATCCAAAGAGGTCAGACCTTTCTATTTCACCGCTCATAAAAGCCCATCCGAAAGATTTTGATTATGAGCTGTCACACGGCCTTATCAAGCAAGAGTGCTTTGAGTCTGGACGAGTGCTAATCCTCAGCTCAAATAATCTTTTCTTCATTTCTCCAAAGCAATTCGAGGGCTATGGAAATATTGCATGTCTCAACCTCTCAGGAAATGGATTTTCAGCAGCACTTAATGGAACAGAGTTCTCCTTGCTGCCTAATCTAACATACCTGGACCTGTCATTCAATAAGATTGATCTGGCCTATGACTACGCCTTCAAAGAACTAAAGAAACTACAAGTGCTGGACCTCAGTAACAACGATCATTACTTTAAAGCGTTCGGGGTTACGCATAATTTAAATTTTACAAAAAATCTGCCTGCTCTGAGGGTGCTGAACATGAGTCATAACTCCATTTCTACACTAACGACCAAACAGATGTACAGCAACTCATTAACAGAACTTCAGTTTACAAATAATAATCTTGGGACTCTTTGGAAAGAACGGGATGGCTCATATAAAATGCTTTTTACTAATCTTACTAATTTGGCGATTTTAGATATATCCCACAATAGGATTGCAAAGATTCCAGACAATGTTTATGAATATTTCCCACGTAACCTCACCATACTACGCATAAGTCACAACTTGCTTACTGATTTCATATGGGACAAACTCAAGTTTTTGCATCAAATTCAAATTTTAGACCTGAGCTTCAATTCTTTATCTAATGTAACTCTAATAAACTCAAACGTCATCCATACTTTGACTTTCCTTGACCTGAGTCATAATCAAATTTTCCACTTGGACAATTGGTTTCTAAAGGGTGCAAAAAGCCTGATGTCTCTTAGACTTGACTACAACAAACTGACTATCATCAATCAATCCACTTTCCAATCGAGACCCGAATCTAAGATTCAGACCTTGTTCTTGCAGGGTAACCCGTTCCAATGTACCTGTGATTCATTAGATTTCATTGTGTGGATTGAAAACAGTGATATAAAGATCCCACGACTGACCACCGAGGTGCTATGCGACACACCATCGAACCAGAAGGGACAAGCTCTGATCCACTTTGACATTAACCAGTGTGTAAATGACAGTCAGGCGTTCTTGATCTACAATCTCACAAATTCcttaattgttatttttatgtttgtggCAACAGTTGCTCACTTATTTTACTGGGATGCTACCTACGTCCTACACTATATGAAAGCTAAGCTGAAGGGATACATATCCTTGAACTCGCAATCTGGTGTTTATGATGTCTTTGTGACTTACGACACCACAGATCCACATGTTTCTGAGTGGGTGATGAGGAATCTGCGAGTTAAActggaagaggaaggagagaagcaTCTTCCTCTGTGTCTGGAGGAGAGGGATTGGCTTCCTGGAGTCCCACTGGTAGATAACCTTGCTCAGAGCATCCGGTACAGTCGCAAGACCCTGTTCGTCTTAACGGAGGGCTACGTTAAGACCGGGGTTTTCAAGCTGGCGATGTATATGGCCCACCAAAGACTGCTCGATGAAAATGTGGATGTGATCGTGCTGCTGATGCTGGAACCCGTCCTGCAGCATTCTCACTTCCTGCGCCTGAGGAGGAGACTGTGCGAGAAGAGTATTGTAGAGTGGCCAAGAACAGCTGCCGCAGAGCCCTGGTTTTGGCAGAACCTGAAAAATGTGGTCAGAGTGGACAACCAGGTGATGTACAACAAGACTTATTCAAAGTACTTCACCAGCAAGTGA